One Symphalangus syndactylus isolate Jambi chromosome 20, NHGRI_mSymSyn1-v2.1_pri, whole genome shotgun sequence DNA segment encodes these proteins:
- the CYB5D2 gene encoding neuferricin isoform X1, translating into MLRLGGRGLLLGLAVAVTAVIAARLMGWWGPRAGFRLFIPEELSRYRGGPGDPGLYLALLGRVYDVSSGRRHYEPGSLYSGFAGRDASRAFVTGDYSEAGLVDDISDLSAAEMLTLQNWLSFYEKNYVCVGRVIGRFYGEDGLPTLALTQVEAVITRGLEANKLELQEKQTFPPCNAEWSSARGSRLWCSQKSGGVSRDWIGVPRKLYKPGAKEPRCVCVRTTGPPSDQMPDNPPHRNRGDLDHPNLAEYTGCPPLAITCSFPL; encoded by the exons ATGCTGAGGCTCGGAGGCCGTGGGCTTTTGTTGGGCCTGGCTGTAGCCGTAACAGCGGTGATAGCAGCACGGCTTATGGGCTGGTGGGGTCCTCGCGCTGGCTTTCGCCTTTTCATACCGGAGGAGCTGTCTCGCTACCGCGGCGGCCCAGGGGACCCGGGCCTCTACTTGGCGTTGCTCGGCCGCGTCTACGATGTGTCCTCCGGCCGGAGGCACTACGAGCCTGGGTCCCTCTATAGCGGCTTCGCAG GCCGAGATGCATCCAGAGCATTTGTGACTGGGGACTATTCTGAAGCAGGCCTTGTGGATGATATATCTGATTTGTCAGCTGCTGAGATGCTGACACTTCAAAATTGGCTTTCATTCTATGAGAAGAATTATGTATGCGTTG GAAGGGTGATAGGACGGTTCTACGGAGAGGATGGGCTGCCTACCCTGGCACTGACCCAGGTAGAAGCTGTGATCACCAGAGGCTTGGAGGCCAACAAACTAGAACTGCAAGAGAAGCAGACATTCCCGCCGTGCAACGCGGAGTGGAGCTCAGCCAGGGGCAGCCGGCTCTGGTGCTCCCAGAAGAG TGGAGGTGTGAGCAGAGACTGGATTGGCGTCCCCAGGAAGCTTTATAAGCCAGGTGCTAAGGAGCCCCGCTGCGTGTGCGTGAGAACCACCGGCCCCCCTAGTGACCAGATGCCGGACAACCCTCCACACAGAAATCGTGGGGACCTGGACCACCCAAACTTGGCGGAGTACACAGGCTGCCCACCGCTAGCCATCACATGCTCCTTCCCACTCTAA
- the CYB5D2 gene encoding neuferricin isoform X2: protein MGFCHVGQAGLELLSSSDPPASAAQSVGITGRDASRAFVTGDYSEAGLVDDISDLSAAEMLTLQNWLSFYEKNYVCVGRVIGRFYGEDGLPTLALTQVEAVITRGLEANKLELQEKQTFPPCNAEWSSARGSRLWCSQKSGGVSRDWIGVPRKLYKPGAKEPRCVCVRTTGPPSDQMPDNPPHRNRGDLDHPNLAEYTGCPPLAITCSFPL, encoded by the exons atgggtttttgccatgttggccaggccggtcttgaactcctgagctcaagtgatccacccgcctcagccgcccaaagtgttgggattacag GCCGAGATGCATCCAGAGCATTTGTGACTGGGGACTATTCTGAAGCAGGCCTTGTGGATGATATATCTGATTTGTCAGCTGCTGAGATGCTGACACTTCAAAATTGGCTTTCATTCTATGAGAAGAATTATGTATGCGTTG GAAGGGTGATAGGACGGTTCTACGGAGAGGATGGGCTGCCTACCCTGGCACTGACCCAGGTAGAAGCTGTGATCACCAGAGGCTTGGAGGCCAACAAACTAGAACTGCAAGAGAAGCAGACATTCCCGCCGTGCAACGCGGAGTGGAGCTCAGCCAGGGGCAGCCGGCTCTGGTGCTCCCAGAAGAG TGGAGGTGTGAGCAGAGACTGGATTGGCGTCCCCAGGAAGCTTTATAAGCCAGGTGCTAAGGAGCCCCGCTGCGTGTGCGTGAGAACCACCGGCCCCCCTAGTGACCAGATGCCGGACAACCCTCCACACAGAAATCGTGGGGACCTGGACCACCCAAACTTGGCGGAGTACACAGGCTGCCCACCGCTAGCCATCACATGCTCCTTCCCACTCTAA
- the CYB5D2 gene encoding neuferricin isoform X3: MLTLQNWLSFYEKNYVCVGRVIGRFYGEDGLPTLALTQVEAVITRGLEANKLELQEKQTFPPCNAEWSSARGSRLWCSQKSGGVSRDWIGVPRKLYKPGAKEPRCVCVRTTGPPSDQMPDNPPHRNRGDLDHPNLAEYTGCPPLAITCSFPL; encoded by the exons ATGCTGACACTTCAAAATTGGCTTTCATTCTATGAGAAGAATTATGTATGCGTTG GAAGGGTGATAGGACGGTTCTACGGAGAGGATGGGCTGCCTACCCTGGCACTGACCCAGGTAGAAGCTGTGATCACCAGAGGCTTGGAGGCCAACAAACTAGAACTGCAAGAGAAGCAGACATTCCCGCCGTGCAACGCGGAGTGGAGCTCAGCCAGGGGCAGCCGGCTCTGGTGCTCCCAGAAGAG TGGAGGTGTGAGCAGAGACTGGATTGGCGTCCCCAGGAAGCTTTATAAGCCAGGTGCTAAGGAGCCCCGCTGCGTGTGCGTGAGAACCACCGGCCCCCCTAGTGACCAGATGCCGGACAACCCTCCACACAGAAATCGTGGGGACCTGGACCACCCAAACTTGGCGGAGTACACAGGCTGCCCACCGCTAGCCATCACATGCTCCTTCCCACTCTAA